The following are encoded in a window of Halosolutus halophilus genomic DNA:
- a CDS encoding DMT family transporter — protein sequence MTAQRDLLLFVALAIGWGTAFGAIEVGLATLPPILFAALRLDVATLLFVGAIAVLGLEWRPRTRGDVTSIVVAGGLMVGAHYGLLFLGQSYVSSAVAAIVLSLTPIVTPPLAIALLPQERLRAPAVVGLFVALVGVVVIAVSGGSLDGQVVGVALLFGAAFVFALGSVLTERTQGTLSVISLQTWAMAVGGGILHGLSYAHPGETVPATATAWTPATIAALAYLAVVATAGGFLAYFVLLQRVGASQLSLVNYATPVVASLVGWALLGESITLATIGGFGLIVLGFALCQLTTLWRLATPIAGYGPRRRSTAANGVVVGGNVYVTGRETGRSAPVAPAAD from the coding sequence ATGACTGCACAGCGAGATCTCCTGCTCTTCGTCGCGCTCGCGATCGGCTGGGGCACCGCCTTCGGCGCGATCGAGGTCGGCCTGGCGACGTTGCCACCGATTCTCTTCGCCGCACTTCGACTCGACGTTGCGACCCTGCTGTTCGTGGGGGCCATCGCGGTCCTCGGCCTCGAGTGGCGCCCCCGGACCCGCGGTGACGTGACATCGATCGTCGTCGCGGGCGGGCTGATGGTCGGAGCCCACTACGGCCTGCTGTTCCTCGGCCAGTCGTACGTCTCGAGCGCGGTCGCCGCGATCGTCCTCAGCCTGACGCCGATCGTGACGCCGCCGCTCGCGATCGCTTTGCTCCCGCAGGAACGCCTCCGCGCACCCGCCGTCGTCGGCCTGTTTGTCGCCCTCGTCGGGGTCGTCGTCATCGCGGTTTCCGGCGGTTCGCTCGACGGACAGGTGGTCGGCGTCGCGCTGTTGTTCGGGGCCGCGTTCGTCTTCGCCCTCGGCTCGGTCCTGACCGAGCGGACCCAGGGGACGCTGTCGGTAATCTCGCTGCAGACGTGGGCGATGGCCGTCGGCGGGGGCATCCTGCACGGACTGAGTTACGCCCATCCCGGCGAAACCGTGCCCGCCACTGCGACGGCGTGGACGCCCGCGACGATCGCCGCACTGGCGTACCTGGCGGTCGTCGCCACCGCCGGTGGCTTCCTCGCATACTTCGTCCTGCTCCAGCGGGTCGGCGCGAGCCAGCTCAGCCTCGTCAACTACGCCACGCCCGTCGTCGCGTCGCTCGTCGGTTGGGCCCTGCTGGGCGAGTCGATCACGCTCGCGACGATCGGCGGGTTCGGGCTGATCGTCCTCGGTTTCGCCCTCTGTCAGCTCACGACGCTCTGGCGACTCGCGACCCCGATCGCCGGCTACGGTCCCCGGCGTCGATCGACTGCCGCAAACGGCGTCGTCGTCGGAGGTAACGTCTACGTGACCGGACGCGAGACCGGTCGATCGGCACCCGTCGCGCCCGCTGCGGACTGA
- a CDS encoding pyridoxal-phosphate-dependent aminotransferase family protein, with translation MTKKREYRDDYPDKTLYIPGPTEVREDVIEAMCEPMFGHRMDRMTDLYTTIVEDTKEFLGTDNDVVVLTGSGTEFMESSILNLVDENVLCTTCGSFSERQADVAERLGKTVDTLEYEWGRAVKPEDVRDALERSETEYDAVTCVMNESSTGVRNPIEEIGDVVAEYPDTYFIVDAVSALGGDYVDIDAHGIDVIFTSVQKAFAMPPGLAVCVVSDDAYQRELETDSASWYGGFQRTLDYYDRKGQTHSTPAIPVMLAYRQQMKHMLEESHEGRAQRHREMAEYTREWARDHFEMFPEEGYESQTVACIENTQGIDVAETIAAVDEEYDMVFSNGYGSALGEKTFRIGHMGEHTVESIQALTDAIEDVTGL, from the coding sequence GTGACCAAGAAACGCGAATACAGAGACGACTATCCCGACAAGACGCTGTATATCCCGGGCCCGACCGAGGTGCGCGAGGACGTTATCGAGGCGATGTGCGAACCGATGTTCGGCCACCGGATGGACCGCATGACGGATCTGTACACGACCATCGTCGAGGACACGAAGGAGTTCCTCGGCACCGACAACGACGTCGTCGTTCTCACGGGGTCGGGGACCGAGTTCATGGAGAGTTCGATCCTCAACCTCGTCGACGAGAACGTCCTCTGTACGACCTGTGGCAGTTTCAGCGAGCGACAGGCCGACGTCGCCGAACGCCTCGGCAAGACCGTCGACACGCTCGAGTACGAATGGGGACGGGCGGTCAAACCCGAGGACGTGCGCGACGCGCTCGAACGCAGCGAGACCGAGTACGACGCCGTCACCTGCGTGATGAACGAGAGTTCGACCGGCGTCCGGAACCCGATCGAGGAGATCGGCGACGTCGTCGCCGAGTACCCGGACACCTACTTCATCGTCGACGCCGTCTCCGCCCTGGGCGGCGACTACGTCGACATCGACGCCCACGGCATCGACGTCATCTTCACGTCGGTCCAGAAGGCCTTCGCCATGCCGCCGGGTCTCGCCGTGTGCGTCGTCAGCGACGACGCCTACCAGCGCGAACTCGAGACGGACTCGGCGTCGTGGTACGGCGGCTTCCAGCGCACGCTCGACTACTACGATCGGAAGGGCCAGACCCACTCCACGCCGGCGATTCCGGTCATGCTGGCCTACCGACAGCAGATGAAACACATGCTCGAGGAAAGCCACGAGGGTCGGGCCCAGCGCCACCGGGAGATGGCCGAGTACACCCGCGAGTGGGCCCGCGACCACTTCGAGATGTTCCCCGAGGAGGGCTACGAGTCCCAGACGGTGGCCTGCATAGAGAACACGCAGGGCATCGACGTCGCCGAGACCATCGCGGCCGTCGACGAGGAGTACGACATGGTCTTCTCGAACGGGTACGGGTCGGCGCTCGGCGAGAAGACGTTCCGAATCGGCCACATGGGTGAACACACCGTCGAGAGCATCCAGGCCCTGACCGACGCCATCGAAGACGTCACCGGACTGTGA
- a CDS encoding cupredoxin domain-containing protein, whose product MTRDSTLSRRKTMKLAGATAATALVAGCSSDDNNGGDGDGGNGGDDTYEIDPDTTIELEANIGGWQGVAPSAIEGTENPTLVLEADADYEIGWNEGDGNQHNIQLRNESDEVVDDYETELSAEGGDDQFISFTATEEIVKYRCQPHSAMEGEIQVQ is encoded by the coding sequence ATGACACGAGACAGCACTCTCTCGCGGCGAAAGACGATGAAGCTCGCGGGTGCGACGGCGGCGACCGCGCTCGTTGCAGGATGTTCCAGCGACGATAACAACGGGGGCGACGGCGACGGCGGTAACGGTGGCGACGACACCTACGAAATCGATCCGGACACCACGATCGAACTCGAGGCCAATATCGGCGGCTGGCAGGGCGTTGCACCGTCCGCAATCGAAGGGACCGAGAACCCGACCCTCGTCCTCGAGGCGGACGCGGACTACGAGATCGGCTGGAACGAAGGCGACGGCAACCAACACAACATCCAGCTTCGTAACGAAAGCGACGAGGTCGTCGACGACTACGAGACGGAACTGTCCGCAGAAGGCGGCGACGATCAGTTCATCTCGTTCACGGCCACCGAGGAAATCGTCAAGTACCGCTGCCAGCCCCACTCCGCGATGGAAGGCGAGATCCAGGTCCAATAA